From the Quercus lobata isolate SW786 chromosome 6, ValleyOak3.0 Primary Assembly, whole genome shotgun sequence genome, one window contains:
- the LOC115994153 gene encoding protein GAMETE EXPRESSED 2 isoform X2, with product MAFQMYLRFVISVLALFFITVSGSHLATSDKASLPKFAFSWLDDKDAFRAGDTATIKIKVLEHADKIDKNAFNPTLTVNGKTGNSSFVSGVVSDFRGDFNDWRIYFTPITAGLFNVFIEEVHYEVLDSSMHFQVEPGQMHLSVCVASWMNLVNEFEAGTKAIVLILPKDAFGNNISSTSEEPNSHNFTMSALYANGSIASVPNITFMGWNGFGYIVIEFVAVQAGDLLLRVEGDNETLNGSPLPFKVNPGPLEISNCMAKWNFEPNGWQLYSKMEIFIHQMDQYGNLVPGLYEFDAEVVEKETNLSTPVADLHFEEVMAGIQLFSFSNSEPGNFSLTVYDSKHNKSISNMPHAYTVFVGYSDGLKSVVNGSGLNNSIAGKMAEFSVYLNDFYQYPSPVEVERLQVQIVRQIDSYYVLPSISPLHIINGSEPTRTLRYGATSQIEIAPSPSVDLNNTSVGSSKVQASSFNVAYTPDKSGIYEIRVFCGNVLLNGGHSITKEVIPGEVNVSLSGVLRYAPKVPKQIKNEVVVQLMDSFHNPVLSEQSRLKLEIASVNNSGFSTGMFVDNNDGTYTVNYLAKDVGTYEMCASFDGNRFLPCPFGVNIYSSEYFPMAYNDTIPVWEDESIAFDALANDYFAGHNASIVQYTKPAHGSLLQYGRLLRYTPYKDYYGNDSFSYTMSDINGNLAIAAVNISVLSIPPQFVSSPSLLQATEDVLSPRFGGFSGFEIRYSDQMENISVNLSAQSGIIFLSPMLMQFWQPMWSGLSVNRGGEEAKDLILEGSLEVINSALQAIQYLGNQNFSGNDTIRVSTRNKNGKNDLDVPVFVEPINDPPFIHVPEIIILKGNEDETLIYNREHDKFEFYIGDPDLLNFPGGEMNFIVTFSVEVSDGFLVTSLPAELIDTTELKLKNIYLWQPLQTVEDMVLF from the exons ATGGCTTTCCAAATGTACTTacgttttgtcatttcagttcTGGCTTTATTTTTTATCACAGTCTCTGGTTCTCACCTTGCAACTTCAG ATAAAGCATCACTGCCTAAATTTGCTTTCAGTTGGTTGGATGATAAAGACGCTTTCAGGGCTGGTGATACCGCAACAATAAAGATCAAAGTACTGGAACATGCTGACAAGATTGACAAAAATGCTTTTAATCCCACTCTCACTGTGAATGGAAAGACGGGGAATAGTTCTTTTGTATCTGGGGTTGTTTCGGATTTCAGGGGTGATTTTAATGATTGGAGAATCTACTTCACTCCTATCACTGCTGGTTTATTCAATGTGTTTATTGAAGAGGTCCATTATGAAGTGCTGGATTCATCCATGCATTTCCAAGTTGAAccag GCCAAATGCACTTATCTGTATGCGTCGCTTCATGGATGAATCTCGTTAATGAGTTTGAAGCAGGGACAAAAGCAATAGTTCTAATACTTCCAAAAGATGCATTTGGGAATAATATCTCTTCCACCAGTGAAGAGCCAAATTCACATAATTTTACTATGTCAGCACTTTATGCAAATGGTTCCATTGCAAGTGTCCCCAACATCACCTTCATGGGTTGGAATGGATTTGGTTATATCGTCATTGAGTTTGTTGCAGTGCAAGCTGGAGACCTATTATTGCGTGTAGAAGGTGACAACGAAACTCTAAATGGCTCTCCACTTCCATTTAAGGTGAACCCAG GACCTCTAGAGATTTCCAATTGCATGGCTAAATGGAACTTTGAGCCAAATGGGTGGCAATTATACTCTAAGATGGAAATATTTATACACCAGATGGATCAATATGGAAACCTTGTTCCAGGATTGTATGAATTTGATGCTGAAGTTGTTGAAAAAGAGACAAATTTGTCTACACCTGTTGCAGATTTGCACTTTGAAGAAGTCATGGCAGGAATTCAGTTGTTTTCTTTTAGCAATTCTGAACCAGGGAACTTTTCGCTCACAGTATATGATAGCAAGCATAACAAAAGCATTTCCAATATGCCACATGCTTATACTGTCTTTGTAG GTTACAGCGATGGGTTAAAAAGTGTTGTCAATGGTTCTGGTTTAAACAATTCGATTGCTGGGAAAATGGCAGAGTTCTCAGTTTATTTGAACGATTTTTATCAATATCCCTCTCCAGTTGAAGTCGAAAGGCTTCAAGTACAGATTGTAAGGCAAATTGATTCCTATTATGTATTGCCAAGCATATCCCCTCTGCATATCATCAATG GCAGTGAACCCACTAGAACATTAAGATATGGTGCCACCAGCCAGATAGAAATTGCTCCTTCACCATCTGTGGACCTGAATAACACT TCTGTTGGGAGCTCAAAAGTTCAGGCCAGTTCCTTTAATGTGGCTTATACACCTGATAAGAGTGGGATTTATGAAATTCGTGTATTTTGTGGAAATGTTCTACTGAATGGTGGTCATTCAATCACCAAGGAAGTAATACCAG GGGAAGTTAATGTGTCGCTCTCAGGAGTTCTGAGATACGCTCCCAAGGTGCCAAAGCAAATAAAGAATGAAGTGGTAGTGCAGCTCATGGATTCATTTCATAACCCTGTTTTGTCAGAACAATCAAGGCTGAAATTAGAGATTGCTTCTGTCAACAATTCTGGTTTCTCAACTGGGATGTTTGTGGATAACAATGATGGAACATACACTGTAAATTATCTGGCTAAGGATGTTGGAACTTATGAGATGTGTGCTTCTTTTGATGGAAATCGTTTTCTACCCTGTCCCTTTGGGGTCAATATATACAGTA GTGAATATTTTCCCATGGCCTACAATGATACAATACCTGTTTGGGAGGATGAGTCCATTGCTTTTGATGCCTTAGCAAATGACTACTTTGCTGGCCACAATGCAAGTATTGTTCAATACACAAAA CCAGCTCATGGTTCACTCCTACAGTATGGAAGGCTTCTTAGATACACTCCTTACAAAGATTATTATGGGAATGATTCTTTTTCTTATACTATGTCTGATATAAATGGAAATCTTGCTATTGCTGCTGTAAACATTTCTGTTCTTAGTATCCCACCCCAGTTTGTTTCCTCTCCAAGCCTACTACAAGCAACTGAAGATGTATTAAGTCCCAGGTTTGG GGGTTTCTCTGGGTTTGAGATAAGATATTCAGATCAGATGGAGAACATCTCTGTTAATCTCAGTGCACAATCTGGGATTATCTTTTTATCTCCAATGCTGATGCAATTTTGGCAGCCAATGTGGAGTGGACTCTCTGTAAATAGAGGGGGTGAAGAAGCGAAGGACTTGATTTTAGAAGGTTCTTTGGAAGTAATCAATTCTGCACTTCAGGCAATTCAGTATCttgg AAATCAGAACTTCAGTGGAAATGATACGATTCGAGTGTCTACTAGGAACAAGAATGGAAAAAATGATTTGGATGTTCCAGTTTTTGTGGAGCCTATTAACGATCCTCCATTTATTCATGTTCCTGAAATTATTATCCTGAAGGGTAATGAAGATGAGACACTGATTTATAACAGAGAACATGACAAGTTTGAGTTCTATATTGGGGATCCAGATCTTCTTAACTTCCCTG GTGGTGAGATGAACTTTATTGTCACATTTTCTGTGGAAGTTAGTGATGGATTTTTGGTCACTAGTTTACCAGCTGAGCTCATCGATACAACTGAACTGAAGCTAAAGAACATTTATCTTTGGCAACCTCTTCAGAC GGTGGAGGACATGGTGCTGTTTTAA
- the LOC115994153 gene encoding protein GAMETE EXPRESSED 2 isoform X1 produces MAFQMYLRFVISVLALFFITVSGSHLATSDKASLPKFAFSWLDDKDAFRAGDTATIKIKVLEHADKIDKNAFNPTLTVNGKTGNSSFVSGVVSDFRGDFNDWRIYFTPITAGLFNVFIEEVHYEVLDSSMHFQVEPGQMHLSVCVASWMNLVNEFEAGTKAIVLILPKDAFGNNISSTSEEPNSHNFTMSALYANGSIASVPNITFMGWNGFGYIVIEFVAVQAGDLLLRVEGDNETLNGSPLPFKVNPGPLEISNCMAKWNFEPNGWQLYSKMEIFIHQMDQYGNLVPGLYEFDAEVVEKETNLSTPVADLHFEEVMAGIQLFSFSNSEPGNFSLTVYDSKHNKSISNMPHAYTVFVGYSDGLKSVVNGSGLNNSIAGKMAEFSVYLNDFYQYPSPVEVERLQVQIVRQIDSYYVLPSISPLHIINGSEPTRTLRYGATSQIEIAPSPSVDLNNTSVGSSKVQASSFNVAYTPDKSGIYEIRVFCGNVLLNGGHSITKEVIPGEVNVSLSGVLRYAPKVPKQIKNEVVVQLMDSFHNPVLSEQSRLKLEIASVNNSGFSTGMFVDNNDGTYTVNYLAKDVGTYEMCASFDGNRFLPCPFGVNIYSSEYFPMAYNDTIPVWEDESIAFDALANDYFAGHNASIVQYTKPAHGSLLQYGRLLRYTPYKDYYGNDSFSYTMSDINGNLAIAAVNISVLSIPPQFVSSPSLLQATEDVLSPRFGGFSGFEIRYSDQMENISVNLSAQSGIIFLSPMLMQFWQPMWSGLSVNRGGEEAKDLILEGSLEVINSALQAIQYLGNQNFSGNDTIRVSTRNKNGKNDLDVPVFVEPINDPPFIHVPEIIILKGNEDETLIYNREHDKFEFYIGDPDLLNFPGGEMNFIVTFSVEVSDGFLVTSLPAELIDTTELKLKNIYLWQPLQTYVTISKHFTVKANGIRFRGTVNDCNNILKQLFYHGGGHGAVLTLTLNDMGNYGCYPDCSERVSLPLYTEAAVNLIRRRPMSSLVAHSLGSAIVVESFMVFSLGVLLLFFTCKCAILLVNERSSRQMKTSELSIVQSSHEQTPSTTLSEDAVYYTGWCSSPFLLGSQLSNFRKRSSRLFGKGESSNEAFGSSKSFGDQSQQTSFMPLAIEKGQSETA; encoded by the exons ATGGCTTTCCAAATGTACTTacgttttgtcatttcagttcTGGCTTTATTTTTTATCACAGTCTCTGGTTCTCACCTTGCAACTTCAG ATAAAGCATCACTGCCTAAATTTGCTTTCAGTTGGTTGGATGATAAAGACGCTTTCAGGGCTGGTGATACCGCAACAATAAAGATCAAAGTACTGGAACATGCTGACAAGATTGACAAAAATGCTTTTAATCCCACTCTCACTGTGAATGGAAAGACGGGGAATAGTTCTTTTGTATCTGGGGTTGTTTCGGATTTCAGGGGTGATTTTAATGATTGGAGAATCTACTTCACTCCTATCACTGCTGGTTTATTCAATGTGTTTATTGAAGAGGTCCATTATGAAGTGCTGGATTCATCCATGCATTTCCAAGTTGAAccag GCCAAATGCACTTATCTGTATGCGTCGCTTCATGGATGAATCTCGTTAATGAGTTTGAAGCAGGGACAAAAGCAATAGTTCTAATACTTCCAAAAGATGCATTTGGGAATAATATCTCTTCCACCAGTGAAGAGCCAAATTCACATAATTTTACTATGTCAGCACTTTATGCAAATGGTTCCATTGCAAGTGTCCCCAACATCACCTTCATGGGTTGGAATGGATTTGGTTATATCGTCATTGAGTTTGTTGCAGTGCAAGCTGGAGACCTATTATTGCGTGTAGAAGGTGACAACGAAACTCTAAATGGCTCTCCACTTCCATTTAAGGTGAACCCAG GACCTCTAGAGATTTCCAATTGCATGGCTAAATGGAACTTTGAGCCAAATGGGTGGCAATTATACTCTAAGATGGAAATATTTATACACCAGATGGATCAATATGGAAACCTTGTTCCAGGATTGTATGAATTTGATGCTGAAGTTGTTGAAAAAGAGACAAATTTGTCTACACCTGTTGCAGATTTGCACTTTGAAGAAGTCATGGCAGGAATTCAGTTGTTTTCTTTTAGCAATTCTGAACCAGGGAACTTTTCGCTCACAGTATATGATAGCAAGCATAACAAAAGCATTTCCAATATGCCACATGCTTATACTGTCTTTGTAG GTTACAGCGATGGGTTAAAAAGTGTTGTCAATGGTTCTGGTTTAAACAATTCGATTGCTGGGAAAATGGCAGAGTTCTCAGTTTATTTGAACGATTTTTATCAATATCCCTCTCCAGTTGAAGTCGAAAGGCTTCAAGTACAGATTGTAAGGCAAATTGATTCCTATTATGTATTGCCAAGCATATCCCCTCTGCATATCATCAATG GCAGTGAACCCACTAGAACATTAAGATATGGTGCCACCAGCCAGATAGAAATTGCTCCTTCACCATCTGTGGACCTGAATAACACT TCTGTTGGGAGCTCAAAAGTTCAGGCCAGTTCCTTTAATGTGGCTTATACACCTGATAAGAGTGGGATTTATGAAATTCGTGTATTTTGTGGAAATGTTCTACTGAATGGTGGTCATTCAATCACCAAGGAAGTAATACCAG GGGAAGTTAATGTGTCGCTCTCAGGAGTTCTGAGATACGCTCCCAAGGTGCCAAAGCAAATAAAGAATGAAGTGGTAGTGCAGCTCATGGATTCATTTCATAACCCTGTTTTGTCAGAACAATCAAGGCTGAAATTAGAGATTGCTTCTGTCAACAATTCTGGTTTCTCAACTGGGATGTTTGTGGATAACAATGATGGAACATACACTGTAAATTATCTGGCTAAGGATGTTGGAACTTATGAGATGTGTGCTTCTTTTGATGGAAATCGTTTTCTACCCTGTCCCTTTGGGGTCAATATATACAGTA GTGAATATTTTCCCATGGCCTACAATGATACAATACCTGTTTGGGAGGATGAGTCCATTGCTTTTGATGCCTTAGCAAATGACTACTTTGCTGGCCACAATGCAAGTATTGTTCAATACACAAAA CCAGCTCATGGTTCACTCCTACAGTATGGAAGGCTTCTTAGATACACTCCTTACAAAGATTATTATGGGAATGATTCTTTTTCTTATACTATGTCTGATATAAATGGAAATCTTGCTATTGCTGCTGTAAACATTTCTGTTCTTAGTATCCCACCCCAGTTTGTTTCCTCTCCAAGCCTACTACAAGCAACTGAAGATGTATTAAGTCCCAGGTTTGG GGGTTTCTCTGGGTTTGAGATAAGATATTCAGATCAGATGGAGAACATCTCTGTTAATCTCAGTGCACAATCTGGGATTATCTTTTTATCTCCAATGCTGATGCAATTTTGGCAGCCAATGTGGAGTGGACTCTCTGTAAATAGAGGGGGTGAAGAAGCGAAGGACTTGATTTTAGAAGGTTCTTTGGAAGTAATCAATTCTGCACTTCAGGCAATTCAGTATCttgg AAATCAGAACTTCAGTGGAAATGATACGATTCGAGTGTCTACTAGGAACAAGAATGGAAAAAATGATTTGGATGTTCCAGTTTTTGTGGAGCCTATTAACGATCCTCCATTTATTCATGTTCCTGAAATTATTATCCTGAAGGGTAATGAAGATGAGACACTGATTTATAACAGAGAACATGACAAGTTTGAGTTCTATATTGGGGATCCAGATCTTCTTAACTTCCCTG GTGGTGAGATGAACTTTATTGTCACATTTTCTGTGGAAGTTAGTGATGGATTTTTGGTCACTAGTTTACCAGCTGAGCTCATCGATACAACTGAACTGAAGCTAAAGAACATTTATCTTTGGCAACCTCTTCAGACGTATGTCACTATCTCAAAACATTTTACAGTCAAAGCTAATGGAATTAGATTCCGGGGCACAGTGAATGACTGCAACAATATTTTGAAACAGCTGTTTTATCAC GGTGGAGGACATGGTGCTGTTTTAACACTGACATTAAATGATATGGGAAACTATGGGTGTTATCCAGATTGTTCTGAAAGGGTATCATTGCCATTATATACTGAGGCTGCTGTAAATCTAATAAGAAGAAGGCCAATGAGTTCATTGGTAGCTCATT CCCTAGGATCAGCTATAGTTGTGGAATCTTTCATGGTGTTCTCTCTTGGGGTGTTGCTTCTATTTTTTACATGCAAATGTGCAATTCTTCTTGTAAATGAAAGAAGCAGCCGACAGATGAAGACTTCTGAGCTATCTATTGTTCAAAGTTCCCATGAACAAACT CCAAGTACAACTCTATCTGAGGATGCAGTTTACTACACTGGGTGGTGTTCAAGTCCCTTCTTGCTTGGCAGCCAATTGTCCAACTTTCGCAAGCG CTCCAGCCGTCTATTTGGGAAAGGAGAATCTAGCAACGAAGCATTTGGCTCTTCTAAATCGTTTGGGGATCAAAGTCAGCAGACTTCTTTCATGCCACTTGCCATTGAAAAGGGACAAAGTGAAACAGCTTGA
- the LOC115994153 gene encoding protein GAMETE EXPRESSED 2 isoform X3 — protein MAKWNFEPNGWQLYSKMEIFIHQMDQYGNLVPGLYEFDAEVVEKETNLSTPVADLHFEEVMAGIQLFSFSNSEPGNFSLTVYDSKHNKSISNMPHAYTVFVGYSDGLKSVVNGSGLNNSIAGKMAEFSVYLNDFYQYPSPVEVERLQVQIVRQIDSYYVLPSISPLHIINGSEPTRTLRYGATSQIEIAPSPSVDLNNTSVGSSKVQASSFNVAYTPDKSGIYEIRVFCGNVLLNGGHSITKEVIPGEVNVSLSGVLRYAPKVPKQIKNEVVVQLMDSFHNPVLSEQSRLKLEIASVNNSGFSTGMFVDNNDGTYTVNYLAKDVGTYEMCASFDGNRFLPCPFGVNIYSSEYFPMAYNDTIPVWEDESIAFDALANDYFAGHNASIVQYTKPAHGSLLQYGRLLRYTPYKDYYGNDSFSYTMSDINGNLAIAAVNISVLSIPPQFVSSPSLLQATEDVLSPRFGGFSGFEIRYSDQMENISVNLSAQSGIIFLSPMLMQFWQPMWSGLSVNRGGEEAKDLILEGSLEVINSALQAIQYLGNQNFSGNDTIRVSTRNKNGKNDLDVPVFVEPINDPPFIHVPEIIILKGNEDETLIYNREHDKFEFYIGDPDLLNFPGGEMNFIVTFSVEVSDGFLVTSLPAELIDTTELKLKNIYLWQPLQTYVTISKHFTVKANGIRFRGTVNDCNNILKQLFYHGGGHGAVLTLTLNDMGNYGCYPDCSERVSLPLYTEAAVNLIRRRPMSSLVAHSLGSAIVVESFMVFSLGVLLLFFTCKCAILLVNERSSRQMKTSELSIVQSSHEQTPSTTLSEDAVYYTGWCSSPFLLGSQLSNFRKRSSRLFGKGESSNEAFGSSKSFGDQSQQTSFMPLAIEKGQSETA, from the exons ATGGCTAAATGGAACTTTGAGCCAAATGGGTGGCAATTATACTCTAAGATGGAAATATTTATACACCAGATGGATCAATATGGAAACCTTGTTCCAGGATTGTATGAATTTGATGCTGAAGTTGTTGAAAAAGAGACAAATTTGTCTACACCTGTTGCAGATTTGCACTTTGAAGAAGTCATGGCAGGAATTCAGTTGTTTTCTTTTAGCAATTCTGAACCAGGGAACTTTTCGCTCACAGTATATGATAGCAAGCATAACAAAAGCATTTCCAATATGCCACATGCTTATACTGTCTTTGTAG GTTACAGCGATGGGTTAAAAAGTGTTGTCAATGGTTCTGGTTTAAACAATTCGATTGCTGGGAAAATGGCAGAGTTCTCAGTTTATTTGAACGATTTTTATCAATATCCCTCTCCAGTTGAAGTCGAAAGGCTTCAAGTACAGATTGTAAGGCAAATTGATTCCTATTATGTATTGCCAAGCATATCCCCTCTGCATATCATCAATG GCAGTGAACCCACTAGAACATTAAGATATGGTGCCACCAGCCAGATAGAAATTGCTCCTTCACCATCTGTGGACCTGAATAACACT TCTGTTGGGAGCTCAAAAGTTCAGGCCAGTTCCTTTAATGTGGCTTATACACCTGATAAGAGTGGGATTTATGAAATTCGTGTATTTTGTGGAAATGTTCTACTGAATGGTGGTCATTCAATCACCAAGGAAGTAATACCAG GGGAAGTTAATGTGTCGCTCTCAGGAGTTCTGAGATACGCTCCCAAGGTGCCAAAGCAAATAAAGAATGAAGTGGTAGTGCAGCTCATGGATTCATTTCATAACCCTGTTTTGTCAGAACAATCAAGGCTGAAATTAGAGATTGCTTCTGTCAACAATTCTGGTTTCTCAACTGGGATGTTTGTGGATAACAATGATGGAACATACACTGTAAATTATCTGGCTAAGGATGTTGGAACTTATGAGATGTGTGCTTCTTTTGATGGAAATCGTTTTCTACCCTGTCCCTTTGGGGTCAATATATACAGTA GTGAATATTTTCCCATGGCCTACAATGATACAATACCTGTTTGGGAGGATGAGTCCATTGCTTTTGATGCCTTAGCAAATGACTACTTTGCTGGCCACAATGCAAGTATTGTTCAATACACAAAA CCAGCTCATGGTTCACTCCTACAGTATGGAAGGCTTCTTAGATACACTCCTTACAAAGATTATTATGGGAATGATTCTTTTTCTTATACTATGTCTGATATAAATGGAAATCTTGCTATTGCTGCTGTAAACATTTCTGTTCTTAGTATCCCACCCCAGTTTGTTTCCTCTCCAAGCCTACTACAAGCAACTGAAGATGTATTAAGTCCCAGGTTTGG GGGTTTCTCTGGGTTTGAGATAAGATATTCAGATCAGATGGAGAACATCTCTGTTAATCTCAGTGCACAATCTGGGATTATCTTTTTATCTCCAATGCTGATGCAATTTTGGCAGCCAATGTGGAGTGGACTCTCTGTAAATAGAGGGGGTGAAGAAGCGAAGGACTTGATTTTAGAAGGTTCTTTGGAAGTAATCAATTCTGCACTTCAGGCAATTCAGTATCttgg AAATCAGAACTTCAGTGGAAATGATACGATTCGAGTGTCTACTAGGAACAAGAATGGAAAAAATGATTTGGATGTTCCAGTTTTTGTGGAGCCTATTAACGATCCTCCATTTATTCATGTTCCTGAAATTATTATCCTGAAGGGTAATGAAGATGAGACACTGATTTATAACAGAGAACATGACAAGTTTGAGTTCTATATTGGGGATCCAGATCTTCTTAACTTCCCTG GTGGTGAGATGAACTTTATTGTCACATTTTCTGTGGAAGTTAGTGATGGATTTTTGGTCACTAGTTTACCAGCTGAGCTCATCGATACAACTGAACTGAAGCTAAAGAACATTTATCTTTGGCAACCTCTTCAGACGTATGTCACTATCTCAAAACATTTTACAGTCAAAGCTAATGGAATTAGATTCCGGGGCACAGTGAATGACTGCAACAATATTTTGAAACAGCTGTTTTATCAC GGTGGAGGACATGGTGCTGTTTTAACACTGACATTAAATGATATGGGAAACTATGGGTGTTATCCAGATTGTTCTGAAAGGGTATCATTGCCATTATATACTGAGGCTGCTGTAAATCTAATAAGAAGAAGGCCAATGAGTTCATTGGTAGCTCATT CCCTAGGATCAGCTATAGTTGTGGAATCTTTCATGGTGTTCTCTCTTGGGGTGTTGCTTCTATTTTTTACATGCAAATGTGCAATTCTTCTTGTAAATGAAAGAAGCAGCCGACAGATGAAGACTTCTGAGCTATCTATTGTTCAAAGTTCCCATGAACAAACT CCAAGTACAACTCTATCTGAGGATGCAGTTTACTACACTGGGTGGTGTTCAAGTCCCTTCTTGCTTGGCAGCCAATTGTCCAACTTTCGCAAGCG CTCCAGCCGTCTATTTGGGAAAGGAGAATCTAGCAACGAAGCATTTGGCTCTTCTAAATCGTTTGGGGATCAAAGTCAGCAGACTTCTTTCATGCCACTTGCCATTGAAAAGGGACAAAGTGAAACAGCTTGA